One Aegilops tauschii subsp. strangulata cultivar AL8/78 chromosome 2, Aet v6.0, whole genome shotgun sequence genomic window, CCGCCAGGGTTGTTCTGACAAATCATCCGGTGGTTTGGTGAGGCGTGGCACTGACCGTTGATACACAATTGAACGGCCTGGATTGGCCCAGTCCATTTCCACTGGACGCGCTCCCCATAAAACCCTCCTCACCCCAAAGCCCCCAAACCCTCTCCCATCGCCGCCTCCCCCCACCACTCCCCCTCCACCTCTGCTAGATCCAATCCACCAACCTTCTCCATGGCGCTCTCCGTGGAGAAGACCGCCTCCGGCCGGGAGTACAAGGTCAAGGACCTCTCCCAGGCCGACTTCGGccgcctcgagctcgagctcgccgagGTGGAGATGCCGGGCCTCATGGCCTGCCGCGCCGAGTTCGGGCCCTCGCAGCCCTTCAAGGGCGCCCGGATCTCCGGCTCCCTCCACATGACCATCCAGACCGCCGTGCTCATCGAGACCCTCACCGCCCTCGGCGCCGAGGTCCGCTGGTGCTCCTGCAACATCTTCTCCACCCAggaccacgccgccgccgccatcgcgcgCGACTCGGCCGCCGTCTTCGCCTGGAAGGGCGAGACGCTCGAGGAGTACTGGTGGTGCACCGAGCGCTGCCTCGACtggggcgccggcggcggccccGACCTCATCGTCGACGACGGCGGCGACGCCACGCTGCTCATCCACGAGGGCGTCAAGGCCGAGGAGGAGTTCGAGAGGTCCGGCAAGGTCCCCGACCCGGCGTCCACCGACAACCCCGAGTTCAAGATCGTGCTCACCATCATCCGCGACGGGCTCAAGACCGACGCCCGCAAGTACCGCAAGATGAAGGAGAGGCTCGTCGGCGTCTCCGAGGAGACCACCACCGGCGTCAAGAGGCTCTACCAGATGCAGGAGTCCGGCACCCTCCTCTTCCCCGCCATCAACGTCAACGACTCCGTCACCAAGAGCAAGGTATACTTCCTTCCTCTGTTCCCGTTTTCCATTTCAGATCTGATGCTCTGTGCCAGCGAGCTTCTACTTGTTTGAGCGTAGTAGTATTGTTTTACATGTTTATGTTGTAGATCTGATTATTTTAGTATTTAGATCTCGTTGTTGCCTAGTTTAGATAAGGCTCAGTGGTGAAGCAGCGCTGCGGTATTAGACCTAGATCTGTGTTTTTGTCTGTGGGTTTAGTGTCTGTTACGCTGGTTGTCAACTACTATCTGACTAGCTAATAATAACATTAGTCACATGTTTTCTGAATCTGACGGCGATGGAGGGTCTAATTATAGAACGACCTGCTTGACAAACGATGGAGGGTCTAATTATAGAACGACCTGCTTGACAAATTTTATTATGTTAGCATGAAACACTGCTATGTCATGCACTGAATTATGTGATTTATTCTGTGCAGTTTGTTTAATGTTCTCTTGTTTTGTTTTAATCAGAAGGTAGAATGAAATGACATGTTAATCTTGCTAACAATTTATGTATTAAAAGCAAACACTAATCTATGTGTCTTCTGAACAGTTTGGCAACATTTACGTTTGTTCTGTATCTTCCTCTTTGGGTTTAGTGTTTGTTATGCTGGTTAACCAACTTACTAATAATAACATTAGTTGAATGTTTGCTGGATCTGACGGCCAGGGTGGGTCTGAATATAGAATATCATTCGAGCATGAAGCATTATGACATGCACTGAATCATGTTATTTATTCTATTTAGTTGTTTGTTTAATCAATTTACTCTTGGTCTGCTTTAACCGAAAGGTAGAATGCAATGACATGTTCACCTTCTAACAGTTACTGACCTATATTGAAAAGAAAAACACTAATCTGAGTTTACAACCTTTACggtatgccatgcttgattatgTGATTTATTCTTAGTAATTGTTGGTTCAATGTACTCTTGCTCTGTTTTAATCAGAAGTTAGAATGCATGGCATATTCACCTTGCTAGGAAATACTAATCTGGAGTATGTTTCTTGTCAACAGTTTGACAACCTTTACGGTTGCCGCCACTCGCTCCCTGATGGTCTTATGAGGGCCACTGATGTTATGATCGCCGGCAAGGTTGCTGTGGTCTGCGGTTATGGTGATGTTGGCAAGGGCTGTGCCGCTGCACTCAAGCAGGCTGGTGCCCGTGTGATCGTGACAGAGATTGACCCCATCTGTGCCCTTCAGGCCCTGATGGAGGGTATCCAGATCCTCACCTTGGAGGATGTTGTCTCTGATGCTGACATCTTTGTGACCACCACTGGAAACAAGGACATCATCATGGTGGACCACATGAGGAAGATGAAGAACAATGCCATTGTCTGCAACATTGGTCACTTTGACAACGAGATCGACATGAACGGCCTCGAGACCTACCCTGGTGTCAAGCGCATCACCATCAAGCCTCAGACTGACCGTTGGGTCTTCCCCGAGACCAACACTGGCATCATTGTTCTTGCTGAGGGCCGTCTGATGAACCTTGGCTGTGCCACTGGCCACCCCAGCTTTGTCATGTCTTGCTCATTCACTAACCAGGTAAGATCAGTGTGTAGTCTACTGGCAACTAGTATGAGTTAACAGCTGATACAAGTATGAAGTTAACATCCAATTTTGTGCTTTCCTTTAGGTCATTGCTCAGCTCGAGTTGTGGAAGGAGAAGGCCACCGGCAAGTACGAGAAGAAGGTGTATGTTCTCCCCAAACACCTCGACGAGAAGGTCGCCGCCCTCCACCTGGGCAAGCTCGGTGCCAGGCTGACCAAGCTCACCAAGGCCCAGTCTGAGTACATCAGCATCCCAGTTGAGGGTCCCTACAAGCCTGCGGCGTACCGGTACTAGTGTGTGTGTGTCCAGCACGACTAGCGGCTGGCCTGAGCGGCGGCACTCTGCCACGGCGACCTATGAACCTGTTTTCCTTTGCATTATCTATCTAGATATAGGTGTGTGTTCTCTTAGGTGGAGGATTTGTCACGGTTATGTTTTTAGACCGGTGAGGGTGTGGTGGACGGAGGTGGCGTTTGCTTTTGCCCAGAAATAATGGTGTTATTATTTTGGATTTAAATGAGGAGGTGTGATTTGCCGGATATAGTTTGTCTTCTTTATTCTACATGTCTGATGCTCCCTCCCATCACAATTTACTAGGGATGCAAATTTGGAACCTTTAGGGTGTACGCTCTGACCCTACTTATAATTAATCAAATGAACtgaagtttaaaaaatgaagtgaaTTCGGAAAAAATTACTAAATTTTGTTCAACTAAAGAGGGTTGGAGGGTGCCCTCAACGTTTCAAATTTGTGTTCCTAAAATTATCTGTGGTTTTCAAACTAGTCCATGCGTAGTTCTTGCAATGGGCTGAGCTCCAAGCGTTTGTTTACCTGCGCCAGTTTTCAGGTTCCCATTGTTACAAACCCGTTGAACACAAAACGGGTCCTGTGTGTCGAACCAGGGACTGCAGTTCCGAAAAGATCAAGGCCTCTGGTTTAAAAGGAAAAGTGAACAATAGCAAAAGTGAAGGAAACACATAGAAATTTATAGTAAGTTTTCGTATGGTGGCACTATTCAAGACTTTGGGTCCAAAGGAACGGAAGAAATTTTCCTTTGGCCTCAATTTGAGAGAAAAATTGTAGAAATTTTACAATCCACTTGGATCTCTTTCCATATTTCTATGAGACCGAATCCTTGTTGGCATTATAACATATTCCCtcagtgatctaaacgctcttatattttttTACACAGGGAGTAGCTAATTATACCTTTTTATGGGGTCTGCTTTTGATTTGACTCTTATTATAGGATTCCTATGTTTTCTAATTTTcatgaaccaaacacccaagtttaCAAACTTCCTACGTTTTCTAACCCTCTGTTTTACACATGCATTGCTAtcaaattcctacgttttttcctTTCATGTGTTTTTAGAATCCTGTGAACCAGAGAAGGCCCAAGGAAATGCATAAACTAGTCCACATGTCACTCATAGGAGACAATCTTCATGACACATTCGCATTATCCATTATCCGTACGCCACAATCCTCTGAAAGCCTTTTATTACACGCTCGTCTAACCTCGAGCACCATACAAGGGAAATATCATATGTATGGTCACCAACGAGCTTCTCATCACCTAAGATCATCCCAAGGCATATGCGCCACTAGATACATTACACTAGTCCAAGGGGGTCTAGTGCAGAGAGCGCAAGGATGGATTACATGGCGAAGTCAAGCCTCTGAGAGCCCGAGGCATCTGAGAGGTTTCCTGAAGTCCACCTCTTGAGCATCTCCAAGGCGGCCTTCGGTTGATCCATGGGTACCATGTGACCAGAATCATGGACCTGATCATAGTGACAAAAACATCTCGAGTTAGTAGTAAAATGCAAACTAATTGTGAGTTTGTTCCACAGTAAATGTGGGACACAATACGCAACAGGCATTTGCCCTTGTAACACTCTGCGTACACACCTAAGTTGATCTCAATCATTTCTACAATTTTGCACTGAATATTTGTGAGTATATACAAACCTCTCTGAAATTTGGCCTGgttatctctactcctaatggacgagTTGGTGAATCGTCTCCGCGGTTTATTTTCGCTGGTTTTTTTTCGTCTCTCCTCCCACCACCCCCTCCCACCCTGGTCCACGGTTTATTTTCGCTGATTTTTTTCTGTCTCTCCTCCCACCACCCCCTCCCACCCTGGTCCATCagtttatttttctctccactctttattacaaccagaactttgctaacgtataacaaatcacggatctaacttccttaaattatgcaaatcaatcgattccttttattggttcaatttgtcttaggaaacaaataacagattTTCAGAAAACAAATAATACATTTTAATCTAACTTCCTTAAATTATGCAAATCAATTGATCCCTTTTATTGGTTCAATTTgtcttaggaaacaaataacagattttcaggaaacaaataatacattttaatctaactttcctaacttatctaaatcaatcgatttctcttattagtgaaatttgttttaggaaacaaataacagacACGTCACAACTTTCCTCCCAATAAATAGTTTCTTAACATTTGCAAATTTTCCTAATCAAACACGTCACAAACGGGCAGGTACTGATATCACGTTACCAAACAATAAAACCCCATTTGCATAGAAATCAGTTCAAAAATCCTAATTTTCCTAAATTTTTACCTTTCCTTGATAACAACCAATATTTCCTACGTTTTCCACCTATTGAAGGAAATCACCCCTCCATCGATATTAGCATTTTTTGAACTGAGATCTCCGGGTTATGATTTTTTTTGCGATTCTTTCCAATTGTGACCTCTCCTTCCACTCCGGCTCCTTCTCGCATAAACACCTCCACCACAGCCAGGTGACACCGCCCCAGACCTCTTGCCTCTCCACACCTTCTCCGCCACCTACTTTTCGTACTCCATTAACAATCCCTCCGCCACATTTGTCCACGGCGGTGTCGAGGGCATGGCGCAACAGGGTACCAGCGGTAGAGCAGCGCATAGCAGCAGGAAGCAACACGCAGCAGGCGAGGCGAGCGGCCGACGGTGGAGGGCAGAGATGCGGCCGGCGTGGCTGAGGGGGCGGCCGGCAGAAGATGGCCACGACTGGAGGCAGCGCGAGGCAGGGGCGCGACAGCGGGGCGAGCGAAGGGATAGGCGGCAGCAGACGGGGCGAGCGCAGCCAGCGAGAGTGTGGCGCGCGGCCAGGGTGTGTGTCGCGCGGGGCACAGTGGTGCGGTGGCTGCGGCGagcgcgacggcagcggcgggcgCGACCGACGCGGTGTAGCACGGGCGTGGGCATGGAAAGGGAGTGGCCCCGCGGGCGCGGAAGAAGAGCGGCAGGCTCGGGCATGGGCGTGCATAGGAGCGGGCATGTGCCACGAGGTCAAGCCAAGGAGCTCGGTGGCTACCCCTGCaatggccatggcggacggcggttcTCGGCCACGGCGAAATACCTAACGAGAGCAAACGAGAGGGGAAACAGGGGAAAGGCAAGAGGAGATCATGGCAGTGGCAATGGCGCCCTAGGGGAAGACATGGGAGCTCGGGGCGGCGCGGATCGAACGGCAATGTCACGGTGGCCCAAGGTTGAGGAAGACGGCAGCGACGTCGATGCGGGGGTGCTGGACTTGATCTCGTTGGCGCAGACGAAGTAGCGAAGGCGTTCGGAGCTCCTCGACAAGCTCCTAGCCCGCAGGGAGGGCAGTGGCCATGTGGACGGGGTCGGTCATGGTGGCCGTGGCGTCTGACTTCGTCCAGATCGACAGGATCGAGCGAGCGAGGAGGAGAAGTGGATTTGGGAGGGGGCGTCGAGGAGGAGTGGGCCATGGGGGCAGGGAAGGAAGGGCGTCACCCTTATCCATTCCCCTTCGATGccagcgaggtggtcgggcgggagccCGGCTCTGTAGCGACGCGGCTCGGAGAACAGGAGAAGACGACCGCGCGGGGACCGGACCGCTGAGCCGGTTCGGTGGCAAGGCCCGGGGGGCAGGGCGAATCCCCTTTTACATCGTCCTTTTGGTTTTTCAATGTATTCTAATCTGTTTCTCCTTTTACCGTTTTCTATTTATTCTTATCAACTAAataatctctactcctaatgtctcagttggtagtctccgtttcggatttattttcgtcccacctcccgagtgagggagagggggagaaagagtgaggaagagggagggagagggtgtgtgtgtgagaaTTTGATGGTAAAAAAGGTCGTCAATGTCACTTAATATGTATGAGAATATTAAATGTAATATTAACATAATTGATATTGAACTTTTAAAGTTAATGtggccccgttgcaacgcacgggcgttcttCTAGTATTGTTTGTTCCAGAACTGACTGTGACTGTTGGTGagaaagaggggggggggtgtCAGCTTTTGCGTTTGCATACCTTCAAGAAACTCAATGGCCCGTGGCTTTTTAGAACGCCGGCTTCTTTCCCATCAACCATGAAGGGCTTCTCAGTTGAGGACACGAAGGCTTTCTTTCCAGACCATTCCATAGAGTCTACCCATCTTGAGTTCCCTGCCCAAGTCACCAATAGATTACGCATGTCATCAGGAAAAGCACAGCTAGGATCAGGAAAACCAATAGTGGAGCATATTTTGAACCGTGTATCGTTGTACTTATTTCATCAATTTGCTGATATGTACAACACCCATATATCGTCATACTTATTTCATCAATTTGCCGATATGTACAACACAACATGAAAAGCATTGAAGGTAGATTTTATCCCTTTTTGTGATTTGAAAAGTATAGGTGACCTCTACTAGGTCATTATATATGCCTTGCGATATGTACAACCGTATATAAATTCTTAATGGATCTCTTGCACGAATCACAATTGTAAGGAAGCATAGCACACGTATCAGATGACAAAAGTGTAGCAATGTCATTCTCAGCATGAAGAATGTCAGATGAAATATGTGGTATGGACAAAACAGAAGCAAATTATAGCATACAATTTTCAAGAGTTTTCTGTTGCAAGTTGTAAAACACTCACCTAGCCAGTTGCATATGAGATCATACTCCCCAGCATAAATCAGCACTTTGATGTCGTTCTCAAGGAGTTCAGGGATCCCAACTTCAAGGTTCCTCATCCAATCTAAGAGCATAGCCTGATAGACAGTCGGGCTGCATGAAACAAACTCTATGTCTCCAACTCCTAGGCTCTGTCTGACAGATTTCAGGTTGAGAAACTTCTCCAAATTAGAGAAATCATAGCATAGGCTCCCCACACATGGCTTCCTGATGTCATAATACTGCAAAAATGAGGTGATCAATCAGAAAACTTCGGAAAATAAGGAAGAGCCAAAAGCTTTTGTATTCCACCCTACATTTTTGCTCCCAATTATCAACCGGATGGAACTGAATATTGTATTGCAAACAAAATAGGCAGCAAGGCAAGATACAGTGCCAGAGGTACCTGAAACAAAAGATAAAATTAAGTTCGATATATACATGTTATGAGGTATATCAGAGTTTGGCTTATGCCTTTTGTTGTTTTGAAATGAAATTGTCACAACAAAGCAAGGAAGGGTGTTAATGAACAGTCTCCAAGAGGCCAAATTAACCAATGCTAGAGATTTACACAGAAGCAAACCAGGAGTCCAGGAATAATTACCACAAAGCTTGACAGCAAATTCACAAGCAGGAACTATTTTATTGATCTTGCTAAATTCTGATTGTGTGATCAAACCCATATCCAATGCATAATCGGTGTATGCCTTATACTGTATCGCTGGATCTGTAAGTCCATTACCAATTGCAAAACCCTGAAAAATTAACAGAAAGAGTGGATTAAAACGACAAGAAACCTTTATAGCACAGAACAATATGGATTAATCCAGAAAGAGATGACTAAACCTTCAAATTGATGTGAATGCCCTCAttgttcttgttccccttgtaCACCCGAGTTGCAAAGGCAGGAATGTAGTGCCCAGCATATGACTCCCCAGTTATATAGAAATCGTTTTCAACATACTCCGGGTGCTCCTTGAAGAAGGCCTATCAAAATCGCATGCAGAGAGATGCAAGGAACTTATGAGTAAAAACACAGAAGGCCATTTTTGCTTCTTGATTGCAACTCACAAATAAGGGTAATCAATCACTCTGGTTAACCTCAACTCTTGCATAACTAACCTTGTCGCCACAATAGGAAGCAACCACATTTACGGTAGGGATTAACAATACATATGATGCATGTCTTCCTACTACGTACATATGCTCACTGACAGGGAATGCATACCGTAATATTTCAAGTTCATAATAATGAAGCAGGGATTATCTTCATTTCATTTATATACATCCTATCACAATAGGAACAAGTATTAATTACCTGCAGGAAGTCATACAGGTCGTTGCTGACGCTCGCTTCGTTATGGCGGGTATCGCGCGAATCAGAGCTGTAGCTGAACCCAGTCCCAGTTGGCTGATCAACATAGATAAGATTCGACTCCTGCAGCAGCCAATATCCAATTCCAAACAGAGAGAAGATTATACATACAGGGTTCTAAAAAATACTTTACAGATTGATTGATTAGTAAACAAGTCTGTATATATAATATACCTGATCCCAGCCAAAGTCATTCCAGAGTAGAGACATGTTGTCCGCTATGTGGAAGGGGCCATTCTCGTAGAAGAGGGCTAGCTCGCTGCTGCAGCCGGGCCCTCCCGTCAGCCAGATCACCACGGGGTCCTCCTTCTTGTGCCGCCTGGATtcgaagaagaagtagaagagccTGCACTCAAGAGCGGCAGATGTCAAGACACAGAGGAACTGGATCCTCACGAGAAACACGGTATGAACGAAGAGGAGGCGGAGCTCACCTGGCGTCGTGGGTGGTGGGGAGGCGGTAGTACCCGGCGTGGTGCCCGAGGTTGCTCACCGACGTGTCGCCGCTgccgtcgtctccggccaccAGAGACGCGAGGCGGATCGGCCTCTCGACGAGGGTCCCGGCCGGGAGAgcatcgccgccgccgacgccgacgccgccggggcggcggggggaggCGTCGCGGGGGTGGAGGTTGAGGGCGCGGATGAGGTCGGCGCCGGCGGAGCGGGGGGTCTTCGGGGCGAGGGAACGCGCCGAGGAGGGGAGGCGGAGCAAGGATTCGTGCTCCGGCgcggcagcgacggcggcggcggcggcgaggagcagAAGCAAGAGGGCTCgaggctgacctgtgggtccCATGGCGACTGGCGGTGGTGCGGTGACCTGAACTGACGGAAATGTGGGAGTGATACTGCTGCTAGATCTTTTTGGCCTGTTTCCACGATGATGATGGGCCCACCGGTCAGAGAGAGTCGACCGCATCTTTTGACCTCGCGCGAGCAGGAGGGCGTGCGTCGTCCACGTGCCTGAGTTCTCGATGAGTCTAGATTTCCAGTCATCTCATAGTGTGTTCCCAGCTCTGCCCCTGCGAAAATAGTTTTTTTTTTCTAGCGTTCCGCTAAGCTACCGGTGAATCTCTAGCCAGCGGGCTTCTGCCACCTTCTTGAGTAGTATCTCACTTCATTTGGTTTTCTTATTACTGGCATTTGATTCCTTTGCTGTTTTTCTTCGGCGTCGGTATTTCTCTGCCCGGACGTGTGTTAAGATATTTTCCTCGCAACGTGATTAGGCCAACGTCTTCCTGCTCCCGATTTTTTGCCGGGGAGCCCGCAACGTGATTAAGCCAAAGTCTTTCTCCTCTCGATTTTTGCCGATGAATCCGTGTGATTCGCCTTCTTTCTGCCTGCCGTTCCGGCGGACGATGACGGGGCGATGAGTAGATAGGTTAGGGTTTTTAGT contains:
- the LOC109750691 gene encoding adenosylhomocysteinase; translation: MALSVEKTASGREYKVKDLSQADFGRLELELAEVEMPGLMACRAEFGPSQPFKGARISGSLHMTIQTAVLIETLTALGAEVRWCSCNIFSTQDHAAAAIARDSAAVFAWKGETLEEYWWCTERCLDWGAGGGPDLIVDDGGDATLLIHEGVKAEEEFERSGKVPDPASTDNPEFKIVLTIIRDGLKTDARKYRKMKERLVGVSEETTTGVKRLYQMQESGTLLFPAINVNDSVTKSKFDNLYGCRHSLPDGLMRATDVMIAGKVAVVCGYGDVGKGCAAALKQAGARVIVTEIDPICALQALMEGIQILTLEDVVSDADIFVTTTGNKDIIMVDHMRKMKNNAIVCNIGHFDNEIDMNGLETYPGVKRITIKPQTDRWVFPETNTGIIVLAEGRLMNLGCATGHPSFVMSCSFTNQVIAQLELWKEKATGKYEKKVYVLPKHLDEKVAALHLGKLGARLTKLTKAQSEYISIPVEGPYKPAAYRY
- the LOC109750702 gene encoding serine carboxypeptidase-like; its protein translation is MRSTLSDRWAHHHRGNRPKRSSSSITPTFPSVQVTAPPPVAMGPTGQPRALLLLLLAAAAAVAAAPEHESLLRLPSSARSLAPKTPRSAGADLIRALNLHPRDASPRRPGGVGVGGGDALPAGTLVERPIRLASLVAGDDGSGDTSVSNLGHHAGYYRLPTTHDARLFYFFFESRRHKKEDPVVIWLTGGPGCSSELALFYENGPFHIADNMSLLWNDFGWDQESNLIYVDQPTGTGFSYSSDSRDTRHNEASVSNDLYDFLQAFFKEHPEYVENDFYITGESYAGHYIPAFATRVYKGNKNNEGIHINLKGFAIGNGLTDPAIQYKAYTDYALDMGLITQSEFSKINKIVPACEFAVKLCGTSGTVSCLAAYFVCNTIFSSIRLIIGSKNYYDIRKPCVGSLCYDFSNLEKFLNLKSVRQSLGVGDIEFVSCSPTVYQAMLLDWMRNLEVGIPELLENDIKVLIYAGEYDLICNWLGNSRWVDSMEWSGKKAFVSSTEKPFMVDGKEAGVLKSHGPLSFLKVHDSGHMVPMDQPKAALEMLKRWTSGNLSDASGSQRLDFAM